In the Gymnodinialimonas sp. 202GB13-11 genome, one interval contains:
- the trbK-alt gene encoding putative entry exclusion protein TrbK-alt, protein MPLATHHVLRGIAIGLGVLAAFTAGFELSHSVRPESVEQVAPESPRWSTLEQCRALSPEDYATDEDCRTAWDQSRRRFFGLPSDPAGTE, encoded by the coding sequence ATGCCGCTCGCCACACATCACGTCCTGCGCGGGATTGCCATTGGCTTGGGCGTTTTGGCCGCCTTTACTGCGGGCTTTGAGTTGAGCCACTCCGTGCGCCCTGAAAGCGTAGAGCAAGTCGCGCCGGAAAGCCCGCGCTGGTCGACGCTCGAGCAATGCCGAGCCCTCTCGCCGGAAGACTACGCGACCGACGAGGATTGCCGTACTGCGTGGGATCAGTCGCGCCGCCGGTTCTTCGGTCTGCCGTCCGATCCGGCCGGGACGGAGTGA